Part of the Nicotiana tabacum cultivar K326 chromosome 20, ASM71507v2, whole genome shotgun sequence genome, GTGCATCCTGGAGAAGCATAATGTTAACATTATCCAATAACATTCTCCATTCACCAAATACAAAACAATTATATTCCCAAGATGCGCCCTAATGAGATATTGACTTAAAACCATAACAAAGAGCTAATagttgaacaagataacaatGAGCTACTTTAATTTCTTTCTACCAATTTAATACAAGGGAGCAAATAAGGTGGGTGAATCAAGACCCAACCAGAGGGTGACCACAATCCCTCATTGTGCAGTAGGAAGAGTTAAATGTGCCCAGTTGTGGCTCTATGTGCTTCAATGTCCAAACCTATAACCTCCATGTCATGATGATGTAAAAAATACTAGCCTTAAAATCTACACTAAGGTTCACCAACTGATCCTTAATTTGgggagagagagtgagagagaaagaggagtTGAATCAAGAAGATTGTACAGTAGTACACAGTACACAAAACTTCTGTAAACATGTGTTTTATACATGTTTGCATAAATTTGATAGTGATGATATGAGGTTGATCTATGAGGTAGTAGATGCTGGCAATTTTTGTTCAGGTTTTCTGTGTCAATAGATATGGCAGCTGCAATGGCTAAACTAAATGAAGACTTTGGAGATTGCAATCCCTCCGCATCACCGGGgggtttgtggggggggggggggggttcagcTCAACTATGGATTTGCAAAGTAAAAAGTGGTGATGACACCTGTTGCTGCCAATACAGTGGATTACATAGATGAAAGGCACAATTAGTTCTCTTCTAGGTGCAACAGCACAATTTCAAGTAAAAGGTTATCAATGTTTCACTTTCAACTCCTCCCTCTATTCCTAAAACTTTCCTGAGAAACCTCATAATGCATAGTGTTAACTGCTGGCTCTTTCTGCAGGACTTGTATACTTAGGCTACAAGGAGCAAATTACCTTCTTGCATAAAAATCTTCTGATCCCCATTACTGTCTGGCGGAGAAGATAGGAATGACAGATTGTAACTAGAGAAAATATTCACAAAGAAAAAGTGCGGGAAAAGTCTCTACTGACTGCATCCTGACAAACAAAAATTTCTATTTGCCAACTCCAAATTAAAGAATATGTAAAATTCCCGAGTCTACAATGATTATCCCAAGGTATGTTTGTTCTTGCAAAAAAACTCCCATTTGTTGTGAAAGGCTATTTTaggcggactctccaaaatgttgTTGCACCGTGTCGGATCCTcaaaaaatgcactacttttggaggatacGACACATACCCGGCGACATTTTCGGAGAGTTTGAGCAACATAGGTGAAAGGAAAGAGGAAATAAAAATTGATCTCTGAGCTCTTCCCCATCCTGATATCTTTTGCTCAAATAAATGCAAAGCATAAAAAAGTTAGGCTGGTACGAACAGTGTCATAGACAAGTAGTACTATTGGAAATAGTGGAGGAAGACAAAAAGAACTGTTGATCTTAACATAGACATGATAAGTCACTAAAAGGGTAGCTCGGTGCACTACCCTCTGGCTATGCACAAGTCCAGGGAAAGGCAGAACCACTGCAATAATTGCATGTTGCTATAGTTGGGACAACATCAATAGCATATAAAATAGGTCATAGGAAATACAAAGAACAACAAATCTGCTGTAGTTTTTAGTCAAGCTTTTATGTCAAAAAGTAAACAAgagaaagagatttatttgaggGGAATAACACTTTTCCGCAGCCAACAAACTGTATTGAGGTGCCAGTAGTAATTTCTTATATTTTTGCTTCTccatatctttttcttttatttttttgataaggtagaAGTTTATTAAAAGGCGAAATACATAAACAACCCCTTCAAGTTGTACTCAACGGTCAGATGGACACCTCAATTATACTAATGACCATAGAGACACCTCTTCTCGGCTAAAGTGTGTCTCATGAACCCCTCACGATGACATGGCAAAGTGTGTGCTTTTTATTCATGTCTGGGCGCGTGAAACCCTCAAAAttatgtttttctcttttttctttttaaattaaccTTATTTTATAATGACCCCACTTACCTTCATCTTcatacttctttcttcttcaagtttcacCATTGATGAAAAGCAAGAACAATTAAAAAGTTTCTTCCAAATTACAACAAATGGAAAAAACATAAAATAAGCACACAATTTCGTCCAATATAGACTATTACAATTGCTTATACAATCAATCACAAGCATTACCATAATAACTAATTGGATAAATTAAATTTCACATCATTAAGTTAGAAGAATCATGTCTGAGATGAAATTTACCATCATAAACTTTATGACTGAACTCTACCACCATAACCTCAGTCGCCGCCACCAACAGAGACATCACCTCAGGCGACAAAGATGTTTGAGGCTCCTACACGGCAAAAATTAAGACCAAGAtccaatattttttttattgatctTTACTGCTTGGGTTTTTCAAGAGAaatttttttaagaaagaaataaatgaagGGCGAAAGGTAGCAGTCGACAGCCGAAAAACTTTTGATATAATCATTCTTCTTTAGATTTGGAGTGGAACGGCTCTGTCCATCATATTTTGGCTAAGAGGTCAgattttggggaagaagaagtaAAGGAAGGAAAAGAATTGCAGCAATTTCTGGGAAAGCttgaaagaagatgaagaagaaaaggCATATGAAAGGTGCGATGGTCACAGGGGAAAGGTAGGGAAAGATGCGATGATTTTCTACTTGGGGTTCTACTTTTGGGAGATCACAGTGAAAGGAAGTGTGGGGCGTAAGGAAGAAGAATAGGTTGGGTGgtttggaggggggggggggcgaTGGTCTAgttggaaataaggaaaaaggtattattttcttattaattacacgtgtcaaatattttaattataaattacaCTTGTCATTCTTATTAATTACCGCATAGGTCTGCTCCACTCGAATGTTTACTTGATACACTTAATAGTCATTTGAAGTGTCTAAATGGTAAATGGGTCAATTGAGGTGTCCATCTGACCGTTGAGGACAACTTGAAGGGGTTGTTTATGTATTTCGCCGTATTAAAAAGGTACCAAGATGGTACTCCATATCTTATGTAACAAATTACCATGTAccagaataaagaaagaaagaaagaaagaaagaaaattagaaGAATCATCACCGCAAGCAAAAACCATATATGGAACCAGACTTCCTAGGTTATCCATTTTATCGGATAGATTGGAAGTTTGTTGATAGAGAGAGGGGGGGGGAGGTTGAACAAACGAAAAGAAacccaaacaaaaataaagaaaaagaaaactgaaaagacATCAATTGCACAGAAAAAGCTTCATCTAGTGTAGCAACAGAAATACATTCCTACAATTAAGAAAACTCAACCATGTCtatcaaaaaaaattcaaatccaaagaGATCAAAAAAGAAAACCACAACAGCCGTGAAACTATAGAATCAACAGAATGAACTCTGGAAAGCTATTATTGCTTGTTTTTATAAGgtaaatttttctttcaaaattgtgaaaactcaaaataaaattttaggtTTTTTCTACGACGGAAAGATAAGGTAATTATGGATAAACAAGCTTATGTTAGCAGACTCACCAATCAAGAAAATTAGAAGAACCACAGAAGAAAGCATTTGAACAGGTCGATTATATTTCATATAATACTGAGACCGTTGCAGCTGTCGTTGCACTGCTCCATACCAACCATCGAGTTGCTTCTCATAATTTTCATCGCATCCATCAAGGCAAATCTTACTCCTCTCATAACATGTGTTGATGCCCTTAATTGAAAAATCAGATTAAGTAAGAATTAAAGGACATCATTAATTGGTGaagtaaatataaaagtattTAGAAATTAACAAATCAAATCCCTTTATTCAAATTTATTTGACCTCAAAAGGTAAAACTATATGATTTTGATCATGATTCACTAAGAATTTTATATTCAATAGTTTTACTATATTCCTTATTATAGATAGAATTCTTAATCTAGTTTTTAATAGTTCAAGTTTCATTTTCAAATTTGAATCCACTAGTGTTAATATTAACATAAATTGTTAAATCTTGAAAAAGAGAATCAAATTATGTCACATAAAATAGGACAGAGGGAGTCATCCATGCCGGATATTGCAGAAAAAAATTACACACCCTTGTCAATGGCTGAGACTGCGGCAATGTACTATCAGCTTCTTGGTGATCATCAGGATTGAATTTCAACTTCCTGTAACCATTCTTCGACCACTTCAACTTCGTTGCAGTTTCCATGCAATTCAACAGCCCATGAATACTGGGGATCTTCCGAATGGATGGTGCAGGTTGTTTGCCGTAAATGTCATCAGCAACTGCGATCTTCCAAGCACCAACGTCAGCACAAGCACTTGCTGTCTTCCGGTGCCCTGAGAACTTCTCATCCTCAATGTGACCCGCGTCCACTAAGTGAGACGAACTCTTTGAATACTCTGGCATTCCTTGCTTACAATCCTGTTCCCAGAATGCTGGTTTCTGCTCTACTTCATGAACTTTTACAGAGTCTTTCTTCGCAAGAGAGGAAGAGGCCGGCGGTCCTGAGAGAAACACAGCCAGTTCATTGAGCTCCCTCTCATCCAAGCACACCCATTGATTGCTTTGTGAAGTAGCTGATTCATTTAGACTCTTCTCTACTTTCTTAATTTGATTGTCTATTGCGATAACAAATTCACGGTGCCTTTCTTTAGCATCATCAGTTGAGGCATTATCATAGCTCGAACTAACTGCCCGTTCAAATTCCTCCAACTGCATTAACATCCAAAAATTCAGTTTTTATCTTTCTATTACATCCAACAATAACACCTCATATGCGAGTATACATGTAAATTAATCATTTCTTTTCAGGCCTTTGTCCTAGGGTGGAATATAAAGCATTCATATAGCCAACCCCAAATAATTTGGGATTACGATGTGCTTTTTATTTGAGGGCGGGGGAGGGGTAGTACCTGCCATTTAGCAGTGCCAAGGGTAGTCCTTAGGTCTCTGCATAGCTCATCCGAATTCCAACGACCAGAAGTATCCTTCAATGCATGAATCCAGGTTCTATAAGTTGATTCCATCCTTTAAaaggaaattaaataaatatttcaaTGAACATGGCAAAACCCCACAAATGAAAAACCAAGAAAGGCTTCAATCTTTGCACCACTACTCACAGAAAAATTCACAGAGAACATATTTATAATAACTCTAATAAAACTAACCCAAACCTACCAAAATAACCAATTACACATCACATATATCCTTTCCACTCTATTAGAGCTTATTTCATTTTTCCAACACTATTTAAAAATTTGTCTTTCAAGGAATTTTAGAGGTTTAAAAAACCTACAAAACAAATTAGAAATTTTCCAGGAAATGTTAAATTACCTATCAGCAGATTGTTGAACCTCTTCTGCAGCAGAAAAGAAGGGATCTTTCTCCCACAGATCAAAATACGACCCCATATCCTCCAAAATCGAATTTTTTACAAATAATTGGCAGACAAATGGGGAGAACCCCAAAATTTATTCAATTGACAATTACTACGGAAAATATTCTAACAGATTATGATTTTCTAAGCAAAATAAATCTACGAATATTGAACTAATCCAAGTATACGtagattttcaaatttaaagtagAAAGATGTTCTAGAAAAGTACTAATTGTGATTTCACTTTTATTAGTTGGGAAGATAAGATAATGGTTAGTGGTTTCCGTAAAACACATGATTTATTTAAATTAATCGTGCCGCACGCGTAAGAGTTTCCAGGAAGAATGATTctgttaaaataatttttaaaatttaatttattttattttctttttgttagttgaaaaaaaaaaaaatctcaccCACCACTATGAcgaaaaaaataggaaatatatATCACCCACTGCGTCCAATTCAGCGAACACGAAACAAAGGGATttaaagtattcattttaaatgaatttgatggattattatatgtagcggaagcaatcccagtatcaaaatcacatgtaatttagacaactagtataaacgggatttcacgggttacctcttgaagcgtgaacatatctcttctaccacgtgagccttcagttccataacttctcaatggaatctccatcacccgcacaatcgtgatcctcgaacgtttcacggtcttctactgtgttacccaaataatacccgAAAATAGCAATTTCGTGTGAGCGAAATTTCTAGGAAACTTGGCTGAAAATTTCAGCCACCATCTACTCATCTTtctaggtggaaaaccttatgtatttatagcacaagttttaagggttaagacccttttccaaaacctgttgggttttcttttccaccagaaaaatgattcctttatttcctattatttaggcacagtagggaccacagaatttaattaacaaggcttcaattatggaattaatttctaattttcgaaattaatatctaccataattaattacgaattattccactaaaaatccgtaattgcactccttatccaatttcgaaattcatccattaagtcttatttaactccccatattaagattcagatactaatcaagtaaattaaattactgatgatttaatttattgattatttcctttagactttcgttTAACTTATTTCAtttgtcggatacaaaatccaccggtcGGGTTTACACAtgcaaacttataagctttcataaaggtatatcatcaatctctaaaccgagacatggattccatcaactaactattacttcgtcaatgtatattattattatccaatttaccaggcatattgacccacgaaagaatctcgccttttaataaatcaaaacaataataatatacacagctaataataattatatcaagattaagagtataagtacatttaatggctagagagtttattttattaagtcagtataaaatatttatctctacctggtccgttcaatacatacaaaatgtactagcacaagaagttggaattaaaccattcccataatcaagattaattatatttaatcttgtgctacaatcattcctgatggtttgtccaattccattattagattgtgaactcaaactttatacttataagaaccgatgatttaatctttcgtgtataagctaaactctatacactaaatcatctactatataagcaaaggacacaaactattatatgatctatttaaaactttattaaaactgaataaacaattatttcataataaatactatatctaaaccaaactcatggttaatagtatatatcccaacaatctcccacttagacttttaaccatgataattattagaatatactatatccaaatgcatggttaatagtatatgccccaacaatctcctacttagactcataaccatgcatctacaactttctcaggcattcttttacatgactattaaaagtcttcaccaaataaggttttgttaaagaatcttGCCAAGTTATATCTGATGCAATATTTGTCCAGTAGTACTTTGTCGTAATTATCTAGTTTGGTATTAAACTCTTCAGAGATCCTGTTACCGAAACTATCCCAAGAATGAACACCGAACTATAATTTTCTTTAGTTTTCTCCCACTAAGACGAAGTACCACTAATATTACCTTCGTTACCTCACGACATTGAAATATTAGGGACTTCTTACTATAGTGTTCAATGTTCAAACATCACTCCCACTCGATAAAGGCATATTATGTCTATTAACGTTCTCCCACTACTTAAATGCAATGGAACGTCAATTCTGACGTGtgggttttgatgttcttgaacatctagttatttctttgtCCAGTTCCTGTAAAaatagtttacttctaggaacatgttttattaaacagtccttatctagaaaaatg contains:
- the LOC107795103 gene encoding uncharacterized protein LOC107795103; this translates as MGSYFDLWEKDPFFSAAEEVQQSADRMESTYRTWIHALKDTSGRWNSDELCRDLRTTLGTAKWQLEEFERAVSSSYDNASTDDAKERHREFVIAIDNQIKKVEKSLNESATSQSNQWVCLDERELNELAVFLSGPPASSSLAKKDSVKVHEVEQKPAFWEQDCKQGMPEYSKSSSHLVDAGHIEDEKFSGHRKTASACADVGAWKIAVADDIYGKQPAPSIRKIPSIHGLLNCMETATKLKWSKNGYRKLKFNPDDHQEADSTLPQSQPLTRGINTCYERSKICLDGCDENYEKQLDGWYGAVQRQLQRSQYYMKYNRPVQMLSSVVLLIFLIVLLAFHI